The stretch of DNA ACTTTTTTTAAATGAAATAAAGGTTTAGTCGAGCTATTTTTAGATTTTAGACCCTACTAAGCTGTTATAGGGGCTAGAATCTAAAAGCAAAGCGGTCTAGTACCTAAGATCGGAATATAGGTTTTAGCTTAAACGCTACTTTACAAGTATTCTTTATCTGTTTAGCTATTAGCTCACTTCGTTCGTGAGGTCGCTACGCTTAGTTCGTTCCTCATGAGCGGGCTTTGCCTTTGTAGCTTTAGCTACAAGCTTACATCGTTCACTTCGTTCATACTTATAGTTCGCTTTGCTCGTGAGCACTTCATTTTATAGTTTGTCCTGTACATAGGTTTTTATTATAAAAAAAAATGAGCAGCAATATTTTTGAGGCTTTACCTTGTTAATTTTCCATAAGGAATTGGGCATATTTATAATCCATCAAATTATCAATATCGATAGAACGTTCATTGGGCATTTTGTACCCTCCCCAAGGCATCATAAAATAAGTTCTTTCTTTCAAAAACGCTGCTATATTAATCCATGTTACCGCCCCATTAAGTCGATAAGTTGTTGGTAGTTCTTGAGATTTTTTTTTGAGATACTTAGGATGTATTGCCTCTATATTATTTTCGTTTACGTAAACGGATCTTAGGGCACTGTGCTCTGTTGGGGTTACAGACATAACCGCATTAAAATCATTTTCATTATACAATTGATAGGATTTTTTTAAATCATCAGCAATTGTTAAAGGGGCAGTAATCAACAAAATACAGCAAGAGTCATAATTCTTATAATTAGGAAATCGTTCTAAAAAATCAAGCAGAACATCTACAATTCCATAAGGATCATGTGCTAGATGCTCTGCTCTATCATAAGGAACGTTAGCGCCATATTTTTGGGCAACAGCTTGAATTTCTTTTGTTTCAGAAGAAACAATAATATCATTGGGCGCAAACAAATGAGATGTTTGCGCATTGTTGATGGCATAATAAATCATTTCCTTTCCTGCTAAGGGCAAAATATTCTTCTTTTTTAGACGAGTAGAAGCTGCCTTAGCAGGAATGAAACAAAAAGATTTTTTAGATGTTGTCATAGGTAATTGCCGTTCCTTTTGGAATATCTGTCGTTAATTCTTTCCCAATAAAAAAGTCAAATTCTGCACTCGTAACTCCTACACCAGGACGTTTAAACTCAAAGTCTTCAACGTTTATCACATCTCCTTTCTTTAAATCGACTAAAGCATAAGGAGAGCGACGGCCAAGTTTACGTTTTTCTCTAACATGAGAAGGAATGGTACGACGATAGCTCCCCATCGCAGTTTCAACATCTCTAATCGATTCAACAAAACGTTTAGCATCTTCCTTTTCTAAAGAAAAAGAGTGCTCACAACTTTTGGTTGTTCGATCTAAAGTAATCGTTTTTTCGATCATATCTGCTCCCAAAGCAACTGCTGCTATATCCATATCCCAACCTGGAGAATGGTCGCTAAAAGCGATAGAGTAATTAGGAAACATATTTTTAAGCGTTGTAATCATACGAAGATGCACACTCTCCAACTTTGTTGGATAGCCTGACGGGCACATATGAATAATAATATTCGTACAACCAGCTTCTTCTGCTTCTATTACTGCACGCTCAATTTCCCAAATATCAGCATTACCAGTATCCAATTGAATACTTACATTTTTACTAGCACAATACTTAATAAACTCCAAATCATTGACATCGCCCGAATTGATTTTAATACTATCTATTCCCAACTCGTCAATAATAAAGTCTACCTCATCTTTGTACGTTGCAGTAGTAAACATCGTCAAACCAAGACTATCACAATAAGCCTTCAATTCTTTCCACTCTTCTTTTTCTAATTCCCTACGCTTTAGTACATCGTATAATGGTTCCGTAAATTCGATAAACTCTTCCTTACCATCTGCATCATATTGTAGGTATTTATAACTAAATAGAACATCCTTTTTAGCCATTAATCGATCGGCATATAACAATTGATACTTAACTGCATTCGCTCCTGCTTCCTTAGCCATTTTGGCCAATTCTTTTGCACTATCTATCCCTGAATGTGTTGGTCCTGCTTCTAAAACAATATAAGTCCCATTTTGGGATTGATCAATTACTATATTTTCAATTGTTGCTTTCATATCTTTCTTAAAATTTATTTTTGATGAAACTAATGGTTCAATACCTGTGCAATAACAAAGTCTTGTTCCTCATCTGTTAACGTAGGATACATCGGAAGACTGATGCATTGCTCATAATAAGCTTCTGCTGCTGGTAGATTCCATTTAGTTTCGTTTCTATTTTTGTAATAAGGTAATGTATGAACGGGGATATAGTGAATTTGAGCATAGATTCCAACCGCTCTAAGTCGATCATAAAGCTCTTTCCTGTCTTTGACCAAAACAATGTACAAATGATAGGCATGTCCCCCATCCACAGGATGCTCTAAATGTTTTACAGCCCCTTCAAAGGCCTCATCATAACGTTTGGCAATTTGTCTACGTCGAGCCAATCCTGTTTCTGCCCGTTGCAACTGAGAAAGCCCTAACGCACATAAGACATCAGGAATACGATAATTAAAACCCAACATTTGCATTTCATAATACCATCCACCATGGTTTTCTTCCAACACGTCTGGATTTTTGGTTATCCCATGCGTTCTCAACATCAATAACTTTTCATACAATGCTTTATCATTGGTAGTAATCATTCCTCCTTCTCCACAAGCAATATGTTTTACAGGATGAAAAGAAAAAATGGCTAAATCAGCATACACTCCATTGCCACAAAACTGTTTTTTACCTTGACTATCGGTAAAAAAACCACCTGGTGCATGGCAAGCATCTTCAATAATCCAAAGATTATGTTCAATAGCAAGTGCCTTGAGCGCTTCCAAATCCACAGCATAACCTGCAAAATCTACAGGAATAATTCCTTGATAGGTTCCCTTTGGCGCATTCTCCAAGAGCTGCCTTACCGATTCAATATCTATGGTCGCTGTTTTGGGATCTATATCGGCAAAACTTACCTTCCCTCCACAGTAACGCACACAGTTGGCAGAAGCAGCAAATGTAATTGGTGTTGTGATTATATTAGACATTTCATTGACCCCTAAGGCCAAAGTGCACAAATGCAATGCTGCGGTTCCATTAGCCACAGCCACCGCATATTTTGCCCCCACATAATCCGCAAAAGCAGCCTCAAATTCATCAATCTTGGGTCCCTGAGTTAGATAAGGGTGTTGCAAGGTTTCTATAACAGCATCTATATCCGCTTGTGTTATATGCTGACGTCCATATGGAATATTTCTATTCTGCATAAATGATAGGATAATCTAATTACGAAAAAACTTCTATATCAACGAGAAAAACATCTTAAACTGAAAAATCAGGATCTACATGTTCTGTAATTAAGTTTCTGATTTCTTCTACCGTCAACCATTCTGAATTGGTTCCAGAATTATACTTAAAACCAGGCTCAACATCTTTGGCATTAAAATGCTTCATATAATCTTCTTTATTCCAAATAGGAACTTGCGGCAAGATGGCGTAGTATTTTCCTAAATCAACGGTCGTGTAAGAATCCGCAGACGTAATCATTTCTTCGTGAATTTTTTCACCAGGTCGAATGCCGACTACCTTTTGTTCTGCATTAGGAGCAATTGCTGTTGCAACATCTGTAATGCGATAAGAAGGGATCTTGGGTACAAAAATTTCACCACCCCAAGCATTATTAATGGCATCAATGACCATCTCTACGCCCTCTATCAACGAAATGTTAAATCGAGTCATTCGAGTATCAGTGATTGGCAAGGTGCCCTCGTTTTGTTTCTTCATAAAAAATGGAATAACAGAACCACGAGATCCCATTACATTACCATAACGAACAACCGAAAAACTTAAATCCCTACGTCCCTTCATGTTATTGGCTGCAATAAACAACTTATCTGAGCACAATTTAGTTGCTCCATACAAATTGATTGGAGCAGCAGCCTTATCTGTAGATAAAGCAACCACCTTTTTGATGTTGCAAGATAAAGCAGCTTGGATGACATTATAAGCACCATTTACATTGGTCTTAATACATTCCATTGGATTGTATTCAGCCGTTGGCACCTGTTTTAATGCCGCAGCATGTACAATAATATCAATTCCTTCACAAGCTCTCTTAAATCGATCTTCATCTCTAATATCCCCAATAAAATAACGCATAAAAGGGTACTTCTGAGTTGAGAAGGTCTGCGCCATTTCAAATTGTTTTAGTTCATCTCTAGAATAAACAACAACTCGTTTTACATCTGGGTAACGCTCTATTACTGTTTGTATAAATTTTTTTCCAAAAGAGCCCGTTCCTCCTGTCACTAATAAAGCTTTTCCATTCAAATCCATAATACTTAAGTATAATTATCTTGTTTTTTTAATTAAATAATTTAGGGCAAAACTCAACCCCATTCAAATACTGACTACTGAGCTACATCGTCTTTTTACAACTGAACTTGATGTACAAACCAAATAATCAGTAGAGTGGCATTGTTTATTTTTCCTTAAAAATAATATGTTGCATCATTTGTAATTATGAGGAATAAGCGATCACTATTTATTAGAATATAGGCTAACAAAAATAGACATTTGTGCATAAAAGTGAAGTAATCTATCCAAAAAGAAGCAAATATTTAAGTAACTAAGCTTATTCCTTTTTGCTTCTTATTTACCTTTTGCCCTTAAAAAGGGCTCAGAAATATGCCTTTCAAATTATAAATGCCCACAATTAATTTTTCAATTTTTCAAACTCCTCTACAGAGTAAATATTAGAGAGTCGAGTCACTTCAGTGCTTTCTTCTCCTGCTATTTTCTCTTCTGTATAAACCAAACCTAAACCTTTAGCATAAACCTCTACAACTGCTCGCTTTTGTTTCCAAAAACCACCTTCCTTTCGATTTTCAATATCGTACAAATCCATAGAAGTAAACGTTATTGCGTCTACTTCTTTCTCTTGATAAGTATAACGAATAAATTGATTAAATTTACGGTCACGAATTAATTTTACGGTCAAAAAATCTGGTGGCAATTTCATTTCACAAACAAAACGATAAGCCATAACAGAATCTAAAGAGGCCGAAAATGGAAATACTACATTTTGGCTTACCTCATTGGAGTATTCTTGAACCGCCTGTGTTGTGCTATCTTGAATTAAAAACTTATATTCTTGAGTAATTACCCCATCCTTAATGATCCATTCCTTAATATATTGGTTCTGCTCGAAGTTAGGACCATAACGTTTCCAGATCAAGTATTGTTCTCCATTGGTCCCCTGTTCACTCTTTAGATGCCAATAATGTGATAAATAAACCTCCTCCTCATGTACCACAACATATTCGTATACCTTGCCTTTGGTTAAAGTTTCTAGCGGAAAATAAAAGTCCTTGATATAGACATGGTTACTGTCTACTGTTGGTGTTTCATCAGTGGGATTTTTTTCTTCTGGATTGGGGTTAGTACAACTAGATATGGATATAAAAAATAAAAAAATGAGTAGAAATTTCATCGAACAATAATTATGAATCAGCAATATATTTTTTCCAAAACTAGAATTAAAGTGCCAAAAAGGCAATAAAAAAAAGCACTAATTGCCAATATGACATATATAATACAGATGGAATAAAATGTGTTAGCAAAATTAAATGCTATATTTGCTAGACTAAGAAGTTGTTTAAGAACTTCTAATCAAAGAAGTCTGCCTCAAAACGTAGAAAAAGATATTTTGACTTCAACATTTTGAATTTCAAGAAGAAGATTATTCATTTTAAGTGATTGAAAGCTACCCTTGCCAATCGCTTCATAAACTAAAGAAAACATGTTTGGTTTTTTAAAGAAACTATTTGGTAATAAATACGATCGTGACATCAAAAGCATCATGCCTATTATAGATAAAATAAAGGACGAATATGCTAATTTGGCTAACGTCTCTAATGATGTTCTACGAAATAAAACGCTAGATTTTAGAAATCGTATTGCCGACTATCTTAAAGCCATTGACGAGGAAATTGCTGCTATCCAAGTAGATGTAGATGCCACAGAGGATGTCCTTAAAAAGCAAAGCTTATTTGCTGAAATTGATAAATTAAAAAAAGAAAGAGACGAGGAAATAGAAGGGGTTCTCAATGAAATTCTTCCTGAAGCTTTTGCTGTAGTAAAAGAAACTGCTCGCCGTTTTGCTCAAAATGAGACCTTGGAGGTAACTGCCACGGATTTTGACCGAGAATTAGCCGCTAAACAAGCGAGTAGTGAGCATCCTTTTGTTGTTATCGATGGGGACAAAGCGATTTGGAAAAATTCTTGGATGGCTGCGGGTAACTTGGTTACTTGGAATATGGTTCACTACGATGTTCAATTAATTGGTGGTATTGTTTTGCATCAAGGTAAGATTGCTGAGATGGCAACTGGTGAGGGTAAAACCTTAGTTTCTACACTTCCTGCTTATCTCAATGGTTTGGCAGGCGAAGGTGTTCACTTAATTACGGTAAATGATTACCTAGCCAAACGTGATGCCGAGTGGATGGCTCCAATTCACAATTTCTTATTATTGACCGTAGACTGTATCGACAAATATAGACCGCATTCTCCTGAGCGTAAAGCTGCTTATCGTGCCGATATTACTTATGGTACCAACAATGAGTTTGGTTTTGATTATTTGCGTGATAACATGTCACACAAACCCGACGAAATAGTACAGCGCAAGTTTCATTTCACGATGATTGATGAGGTAGATTCGGTCTTAATTGATGACGCTCGTACTCCTTTAATTATATCAGGTCCGACCGCTCAAGATAACCGTGCAGAGTTATTTACAAATCTAAAACCTGCCGTTCAACAACTAGAAGCCGTTCAACGAAAATTAGTGGGTGAGTTGTTGCGTGAAGCCAAAAAATTAATTGCGGAAGGAAATACTAGCGCTGAAGAAGGCGGTGGTGGATTGGCTCTTTTCCGTGCTTATCGTGGATTGCCCAAGCACCGTGCATTGATTAAATATTTGAGTGAACCTGGGATTATGTTAATCATGCAGAAGACTGAGAACTTCTACATGGCAGAGCAATCTAAACACATGCCTAAGGCTGATGCACCACTCTATTTTGTTATTGAAGAAAAAAATAGAAGTGTAGAACTAACCGACAATGGTCGTATGTTATTGGGCAAGGGTGCTGGAGACAATAGCCTATTTATAATGGATGATATTGGTGGCATTTTGGCTGATATTGACAAACAAACAGAACTAAGTCAAGAGGAGATTGTTAACCGTAAGGATGAAGCGTTGTTGGCTTTTCAAGCTAAAAATGAGCGCTTGCATGCCCTCCGTCAATTGTTAAAGGCTTATACTTTGTTCCATAGAGAGGATGAGTATGTTGTCATGAACAATGAGGTAAAAATTGTAGATGAGCAAACTGGACGTATTATGGATGGTCGCCGTTTTTCGGATGGCTTGCACCAAGCGCTAGAGGCTAAAGAGAGTGTTAAAATCGAAAAGACAACACAAACTTATGCTACTATTACCTTACAGAACTTTTTCCGTATGTACCACAAATTAGCGGGTATGACGGGTACTGCCGAAACAGAAGCGCAAGAGCTTTGGAATATTTACAAATTGGATGTTGTTGTGATTCCTACCAACAAACCAATTGTAAGAGATGATAGAAATGACTTGGTTTATAAAACGGAGCGAGAAAAGATCAACGCAATTATCAATGATGTTGTAGAGTTAACCAAAAAGGGGCAACCTGTATTAGTGGGTACCACTTCTGTTCAACAGTCTGAAATGTTGAGTCGTCTATTACAATTGCGTAAGATTGAACACAATGTTTTAAATGCAAAGCAGCATGCTCGTGAGGCAGATGTTGTTGCAGAAGCAGGTAGACCTGGACAGGTTACCATTGCAACCAACATGGCTGGTCGTGGTACGGATATTAAAATTTCGGATGAAGTTAAAAAAGCAGGTGGTTTAGCAATTATTGGTACAGAACGTCATGATTCTAGACGGGTAGATAGACAATTGCGTGGTCGTGCTGGTCGTCAAGGAGATGTAGGTATGTCTCAATTTTATGTTTCTTTAGAGGACAAATTAATGCGTTTGTTTGGATCTGAACGAATCTCTAAATTAATGGACTCGATGGGGCACCAAGAAGGGGAAGCATTGCAACACAAAATGATTACCAATGCGATTGAACGTGCTCAAAAAAGAATTGAAGAAAATAACTTTGGTGTTCGAAAGCGTTTGTTGGAATACGATGACGTAATGAATATCCAACGTGAATCTATTTATAAAAAGCGTAACAATGCTTTGTATGGTGAACGTTTGGCCATTGATTTGAACGATATGTTTGATCAAGTAGCGGTTTCATTGGTTTCTGCACACAAAGCTACCAACGATTATACGGCCTTTACGCAAGATGTTATCCGTTATTATGGTATTGAAACCAATATCACAAAAGACGAGTTTGTTAAAGAAAATGTCTTGGATAAATTGATGGATAGATTGTACAATCAAGCTGCTAGGGTGTACAAATCTAAGTTTGACGATATTGCTCAACGTTTGATGCCTATTATCAATAGAGTTTATAACGATCCCAACACCAATTATTTAAAAATAGGAATTCCTTTTACAGATGGAACTAAAGGAATGGAAATTGGTGCGGACTTAAAAGAAGCAATGGCCTCAAATGGTCAATCATTGGTTAATGATATCGAAAAATCGATTACGCTTGGTTTGATTGATAATGCATGGAAAGAGCATCTTCGTGATTTGGATGAATTAAAAGATCAAACTCAATCTGCTTCTTTTGAACAAAAAGATCCTTTGGTTATTTACAAAATCCAAGCTTCTAAACTATATGAATTGTTCTTAGATAGAATTAGTAAAGAGATTACTAGTTTCTTGTTCAAAGGAGGAATTCCTATCCATGAATCTGAAGATATTCACGAAGCGCAAGAAGTTGAAACAACCAATGAGGAATTACAAACCAATATTGAAGCGCAAAAGCAAGCCGAAGAAATGCAACGCCAAGCCGCTAAAAATGCTGGTGGTACACAAACAATCGAAAAACCAAAGACCTTTAAGCGAGATGAGGCGAAAGTTAAACGCAACGATCCTTGTCCTTGTGGTAGTGGCAAGAAATTTAAACAGTGCCATGGTAAAAAATAAAGCGCTTACGGTAAGATAAAATACAAGCATGAGTCATCTCTTAAGTGAGATGACTCATTTTTTTTTGTTTATAGCCAACTTAGTATTGTTTTAACACCTCAAATTCATCTTGTGCTAAGACCCATTCCTTATTTTGGAACAACCATTTTTCTTGGTAAATTTTTCCTTCGCCTATATTCATCGACCAATTCGAAGATAGTTGTGCGGTATTAGGAGTTAGCAGCTCAAAGGTTGGATTATGATAAATTAAATTCTTAGCTCCATTGTTTATCAATCCCTTCCAAAAACCTTGAATGGCCTCTTTATCGCTTAAATTAGCAAAAGGAACAGCATTCATAATAGCGTTTTGAGTATATCCAGCTCCACAACTTGCGCTATTTTGTTGATTGAACCCCTTGATCCAATTTATAGAACGATGAATAAACGTTTCTAATAGTACATGTGCAGCAATTGGATCGGTTGTATTTTCTTTTGGTTCCTTAAATTGTTCTAATACCTCAAAATCATCCAAGGTTAATTTCCATTTTCCTGCTTTCTTTTCCCATTTCTCCTGATAAATTTTTCCATACCCAATATCCATTGACCAATCCGCAGATAAAAAACTAGTAGAGTCGTTAGCTACTTCTATTTTTACATTGGTATAAATCAAATTTGCTGCCCCTGAATGAATCAATGATTGCCAAAAATTGGTAATTTCTTCTTTTCCTTTCTTTCTTCCCAAAGGTATAGCATTTAGGATTGCATCATTGGCATAGCCTTCCACACAACCCGCTATATTTCCTTTATTAAATGCATTGATCCAGACTTTACTAGCCTCTAAAACTTCCAATGCGACTTGATGGTGTGCAGTAGGGCTATGTTCTTGATAAGCCTGCACATTTAAGGCTTTTTCTTCTACTCTTAAATTAGACTGACAAGCCATTAAATTCAACAGAATCCCTAAAATTGTAGTGCCAATTATTGTTCTCATTTTTTTCATTGTTTTTAATAAAAATTGTGTTCCACACAAAGAAAATGAGAATCAGGCAGCCCAACCTGTGACTTTTGGCACAAGTCCAATGATTTATTGGATGAGCCTAATTTCCTTTTGACCTAATTTGATTTTTCCATGCTGTTCTAGCTTTTTTAACAATCTAGAAACTACCTCTCTAGTTGTGCCCAGTTCTTTAGCAATTTGCTGGTGAGATTTGTTTAAAATATGCTTCTTTGATTCTGAAACGATATATTCAAACAAGCGATCTTTTAACGGTTTAAAAGCTAATTTTGAATAACTTTCTAAGAGTACTTTATAGCTTTCTTTATAGGTATGAATGGTAAAGTCATTCCACGATTTGTATTTTAGGTTCCAATCTCTAACAAATCGCACAGGAATATTGAGGATGGTACAATCTCTTTCTACAATAGCATTAACATTGCTTTTGCAATCTTCAAAACAGGCAGACAAAGACAAAGTACAGGTTTCCATATCATTCAAATAATAAATTAGAATTTCTCGATCTTCATTTTCCTGATATACTCGAACTTTTCCGCTCAGTACAATCTTTAACACCTTGATAAATTGAGCATCTTTAATAATCAACTCTCCTTTCTTATGATTTGTTATCGTTGACTTTTCACGAAGTTCAATTTTAAGTGCCTCCTCCGTAATTGGTAGTTTATTGATAAAGGTATTTAACATCTTTTTTTCTTTATGACTAAAAACATCACCATGAACATAAAAAGAAAATAATAGTTTTCTGCAAGTAGTATAAAGAGTTTGTTTTTAAACAAAATTACAATAGGGGTTACATTAGATAATGCTAAAATCCTCGTTTTATCAATGTCTTAGGCAACAACCGAATGCCTTCTGTTGTAATACCATGCACCCTATAAACTCCTGCTGGCAAATCTTGAATAGAGAAGCTCGTAATTGTTGTTGCATCTGTTATTTGCTTCACCAGTCGTCCTGTCAAATCAACCACCTCAAGTTGAGTAATCATACTTGGTGCATTGACATAAACAGCTGCGCCATTGGTAGGATTAGGAAACAGTTCCATCGATTCTGTTAATATAGTTCCCTCGTTTAAAACTCCTAACACAGCAGTATTCTTTTTAAAAACAGTGGCATTAGATCCACTAATAAAAGGAATACCACTAGGTGTTATATCCATTTCAAAAAAACCAACTACTTGCCCAATTAAATGAGGTGGTGTATCATCAACCCAAGTAAGCCCACCATCTGTTGTTTTAAAAATAGCAGGTCTTTGTGTACAAGATCCTCCGCCACAATACAATCCCCCAATAACATAACCATTATTGTCATCTGCAAAACAAAAGCCCCTCATTTGTATAGAATCAATCTGTTTAGTCATTGTAAAAGTAGCTCCTCCATCTGTTGTTTTTGAAATAAAGCTTTCATTATTCAGCCCCTTGCTTATTATATGTCCTTCATTCATAGATCTAAAGTCAATTCCCGATATACCATAATGATAAATAGACGTCCAACTAAGACCACCATCTGTTGTTTTTAATAACTCATCCGCTGTATTTATTAAATAACCATTGTTTGTATCTAAAAAGCAAATATCATAAACCGTCCTAGCACTAGGCAAAGAGAGATTTGTCCAAGTTTGCCCACCATCTATTGTTTTGAGAAAAACACCATCCTCCCCTCCAACATAACCTATATTAGACGTTGTCCATTGCATCGCATAACAATTAATCGTATCATGTAAGGTAGTCCAGCTAAGTCCACCATCTGTTGTTTTTAAAACTTCTCCTAAGCCTATGTTTTCATCTTCAAACTGTATAGAAAGTATCCAGTTTGGAGAACCAATAGGGACAGCATTCCAATTGAGTCCTCCATCAATAGTTTTAACTAACGACCCACCATAACCACCAGCATAAACCACATTTTCGGAAACAACATCTATTGCATAAAGATGATATATAGCAGGTGTTGATGTACCAACCCACTGTGCCGTTCCTATAGTAGACCAAAAAATTCCGAATAACAAACAGTACATTTTTATATTCCAATGCATAATTTTTCTTTTTGATGTGTAAAAATAATTTCATTTTAAAATAGACCACATATTATTATTTACAAAATACTTTACACACCAAACATAGAGCCTATTATATATACAAGCTTTTACTAATCAAACAAAAATCAAGCTTTTAATAGATTATTCAGAATGGATTATCCAATTGATCTAACAATAATTTTCATACTCTCTTAATAAGCACTATAACAGACTGCCTAATTCATCAGCACTCCTTTAGTCCTTCTCTACCCAAGTTTTACAAGTGAGGCTTACTTTAGAAACAAAAAAAATAAACCACTCATTTACAACCACTTAAAAGCAATCTAAAAAAGTTTTTCAAGTTCGCTATAAAAGACTGGCATTCTTTTGGAATAGTAACGGTTAGAAATATCCATTCCCAAAGAAAAATAGACTAGTTATGAGAAATTATGATTTTGAATCTAAAAAAGAAGAAGAAAACAAAAAACGAGGTTTAATCATTACCTTTTTTGTACACGCTGTTGTTCTTTGCTTAGCAGTATTTCCGCTTATGGGTGCTATTCAAGATGTTGATTTAGCAAAAAATACGGTAGAATTTGCAGATCTAGATAATATCGAAATAGAAGAACCTGAGGTAAAGTTCGTTGATAATGT from Aureispira anguillae encodes:
- a CDS encoding acylneuraminate cytidylyltransferase family protein — encoded protein: MTTSKKSFCFIPAKAASTRLKKKNILPLAGKEMIYYAINNAQTSHLFAPNDIIVSSETKEIQAVAQKYGANVPYDRAEHLAHDPYGIVDVLLDFLERFPNYKNYDSCCILLITAPLTIADDLKKSYQLYNENDFNAVMSVTPTEHSALRSVYVNENNIEAIHPKYLKKKSQELPTTYRLNGAVTWINIAAFLKERTYFMMPWGGYKMPNERSIDIDNLMDYKYAQFLMEN
- a CDS encoding N-acetylneuraminate synthase family protein, with protein sequence MKATIENIVIDQSQNGTYIVLEAGPTHSGIDSAKELAKMAKEAGANAVKYQLLYADRLMAKKDVLFSYKYLQYDADGKEEFIEFTEPLYDVLKRRELEKEEWKELKAYCDSLGLTMFTTATYKDEVDFIIDELGIDSIKINSGDVNDLEFIKYCASKNVSIQLDTGNADIWEIERAVIEAEEAGCTNIIIHMCPSGYPTKLESVHLRMITTLKNMFPNYSIAFSDHSPGWDMDIAAVALGADMIEKTITLDRTTKSCEHSFSLEKEDAKRFVESIRDVETAMGSYRRTIPSHVREKRKLGRRSPYALVDLKKGDVINVEDFEFKRPGVGVTSAEFDFFIGKELTTDIPKGTAITYDNI
- the pseC gene encoding UDP-4-amino-4,6-dideoxy-N-acetyl-beta-L-altrosamine transaminase, coding for MQNRNIPYGRQHITQADIDAVIETLQHPYLTQGPKIDEFEAAFADYVGAKYAVAVANGTAALHLCTLALGVNEMSNIITTPITFAASANCVRYCGGKVSFADIDPKTATIDIESVRQLLENAPKGTYQGIIPVDFAGYAVDLEALKALAIEHNLWIIEDACHAPGGFFTDSQGKKQFCGNGVYADLAIFSFHPVKHIACGEGGMITTNDKALYEKLLMLRTHGITKNPDVLEENHGGWYYEMQMLGFNYRIPDVLCALGLSQLQRAETGLARRRQIAKRYDEAFEGAVKHLEHPVDGGHAYHLYIVLVKDRKELYDRLRAVGIYAQIHYIPVHTLPYYKNRNETKWNLPAAEAYYEQCISLPMYPTLTDEEQDFVIAQVLNH
- the pseB gene encoding UDP-N-acetylglucosamine 4,6-dehydratase (inverting), translating into MMDLNGKALLVTGGTGSFGKKFIQTVIERYPDVKRVVVYSRDELKQFEMAQTFSTQKYPFMRYFIGDIRDEDRFKRACEGIDIIVHAAALKQVPTAEYNPMECIKTNVNGAYNVIQAALSCNIKKVVALSTDKAAAPINLYGATKLCSDKLFIAANNMKGRRDLSFSVVRYGNVMGSRGSVIPFFMKKQNEGTLPITDTRMTRFNISLIEGVEMVIDAINNAWGGEIFVPKIPSYRITDVATAIAPNAEQKVVGIRPGEKIHEEMITSADSYTTVDLGKYYAILPQVPIWNKEDYMKHFNAKDVEPGFKYNSGTNSEWLTVEEIRNLITEHVDPDFSV
- the secA gene encoding preprotein translocase subunit SecA, coding for MFGFLKKLFGNKYDRDIKSIMPIIDKIKDEYANLANVSNDVLRNKTLDFRNRIADYLKAIDEEIAAIQVDVDATEDVLKKQSLFAEIDKLKKERDEEIEGVLNEILPEAFAVVKETARRFAQNETLEVTATDFDRELAAKQASSEHPFVVIDGDKAIWKNSWMAAGNLVTWNMVHYDVQLIGGIVLHQGKIAEMATGEGKTLVSTLPAYLNGLAGEGVHLITVNDYLAKRDAEWMAPIHNFLLLTVDCIDKYRPHSPERKAAYRADITYGTNNEFGFDYLRDNMSHKPDEIVQRKFHFTMIDEVDSVLIDDARTPLIISGPTAQDNRAELFTNLKPAVQQLEAVQRKLVGELLREAKKLIAEGNTSAEEGGGGLALFRAYRGLPKHRALIKYLSEPGIMLIMQKTENFYMAEQSKHMPKADAPLYFVIEEKNRSVELTDNGRMLLGKGAGDNSLFIMDDIGGILADIDKQTELSQEEIVNRKDEALLAFQAKNERLHALRQLLKAYTLFHREDEYVVMNNEVKIVDEQTGRIMDGRRFSDGLHQALEAKESVKIEKTTQTYATITLQNFFRMYHKLAGMTGTAETEAQELWNIYKLDVVVIPTNKPIVRDDRNDLVYKTEREKINAIINDVVELTKKGQPVLVGTTSVQQSEMLSRLLQLRKIEHNVLNAKQHAREADVVAEAGRPGQVTIATNMAGRGTDIKISDEVKKAGGLAIIGTERHDSRRVDRQLRGRAGRQGDVGMSQFYVSLEDKLMRLFGSERISKLMDSMGHQEGEALQHKMITNAIERAQKRIEENNFGVRKRLLEYDDVMNIQRESIYKKRNNALYGERLAIDLNDMFDQVAVSLVSAHKATNDYTAFTQDVIRYYGIETNITKDEFVKENVLDKLMDRLYNQAARVYKSKFDDIAQRLMPIINRVYNDPNTNYLKIGIPFTDGTKGMEIGADLKEAMASNGQSLVNDIEKSITLGLIDNAWKEHLRDLDELKDQTQSASFEQKDPLVIYKIQASKLYELFLDRISKEITSFLFKGGIPIHESEDIHEAQEVETTNEELQTNIEAQKQAEEMQRQAAKNAGGTQTIEKPKTFKRDEAKVKRNDPCPCGSGKKFKQCHGKK
- a CDS encoding YybH family protein; translated protein: MRTIIGTTILGILLNLMACQSNLRVEEKALNVQAYQEHSPTAHHQVALEVLEASKVWINAFNKGNIAGCVEGYANDAILNAIPLGRKKGKEEITNFWQSLIHSGAANLIYTNVKIEVANDSTSFLSADWSMDIGYGKIYQEKWEKKAGKWKLTLDDFEVLEQFKEPKENTTDPIAAHVLLETFIHRSINWIKGFNQQNSASCGAGYTQNAIMNAVPFANLSDKEAIQGFWKGLINNGAKNLIYHNPTFELLTPNTAQLSSNWSMNIGEGKIYQEKWLFQNKEWVLAQDEFEVLKQY